From one Ranitomeya imitator isolate aRanImi1 unplaced genomic scaffold, aRanImi1.pri SCAFFOLD_590, whole genome shotgun sequence genomic stretch:
- the LOC138653386 gene encoding uncharacterized protein, producing the protein MGHCGQQLILLVRSSVAPSTWQSYGKSWVEWCQLINGRPVHSCCQARLEVTVEFLLLLWNSEISGSSAQQRLSGLAFYFQLLDWPDVTKAFIIRQALKGWKRAQPCKESRRPISFSLLHQLVSSTPVICSLQFEAALFSAAYVILYFGALRISELVPKSKNMPDKGLLSEDVVVVENAIRLRICRSKTDPSGRGAWILVSTVSGCPVCPVTTVLKYLEFRINGKFFLAHADGSPLTKFQFQSVYLKGLQASGVLPGEYGTHSFRIGVATEAAKAGLPEAEVQRIGRWRSACYARYIRPDLLI; encoded by the coding sequence ATGGGACATTGTGGCCAACAGTTAATCCTGTTGGTCCGTTCGTCAGTGGCTCCCTCTACTTGGCAGTCATACGGTAAGTCTTGGGTGGAATGGTGTCAGCTGATCAATGGGAGACCAGTTCATTCTTGCTGCCAGGCCAGACTTGAGGTAACAGTTGAATTTTTGTTGTTACTCTGGAATTCTGAAATTTCGGGTTCTTCGGCGCAACAACGGCTATCTGGTTTGGCCTTTTATTTTCAGTTGCTAGATTGGCCAGATGTTACAAAGGCCTTTATAATCAGGCAGGCCTTAAAAGGGTGGAAGAGAGCTCAACCCTGTAAAGAGAGTAGACGCCCCATTTCCTTTTCATTATTACATCAATTGGTTTCATCTACCCCTGTTATTTGCTCTTTGCAATTTGAAGCTGCTCTTTTTTCCGCTGCGTATGTCATCCTGTATTTTGGAGCTTTACGCATTAGCGAGTTAGTCCCTAAATCAAAAAATATGCCAGATAAGGGTTTATTGAGCGAAGACGTGGTGGTAGTAGAAAATGCTATACGTCTCCGTATTTGCAGATCAAAAACTGACCCTTCTGGTAGGGGTGCCTGGATTCTGGTAAGCACAGTTTCAGGATGCCCAGTTTGCCCGGTTACGACGGTTTTAAAATATCTGGAATTCAGAATTAATGGTAAATTTTTCCTTGCGCATGCGGATGGGTCCCCGTTGACTAAATTTCAATTTCAGTCAGTTTATCTCAAAGGCCTACAGGCTTCCGGGGTTCTACCTGGGGAATATGGGACACACTCCTTTCGTATAGGGGTCGCCACGGAGGCTGCAAAAGCGGGTTTACCAGAGGCGGAGGTTCAAAGGATAGGTAGATGGCGCTCTGCTTGTTATGCTAGGTACATTAGACCAGATTTACTAATTTGA